A genomic window from Deltaproteobacteria bacterium includes:
- the radC gene encoding DNA repair protein RadC, which translates to MKKIKNIPKFDRPREKMQKKDVKALSNLELLAVLLGSGVKGKDVFEVAKDILKLVEKDFENLTLNKLKSVEGIGLAKASQIIAAIEFSKRFLLTEGIKIRHAEDIVRLVEELKNKKQEYFLTFTLDGANNLIQKRTVFIGTLNQSLVHPREVFADAITDRAAGIIFVHNHPSGNVDPSKEDISITKKLIEAGKIIGINVIDHIIVGKSEFYSFKERGLM; encoded by the coding sequence ATGAAAAAGATTAAAAATATACCAAAATTTGATAGACCACGAGAGAAGATGCAGAAAAAGGATGTTAAAGCACTTTCTAATCTTGAATTGTTGGCTGTTTTGTTAGGCAGTGGCGTAAAGGGCAAAGATGTATTTGAAGTAGCAAAAGATATATTAAAGTTAGTAGAGAAAGACTTTGAAAATTTGACTCTAAATAAATTAAAAAGCGTTGAGGGAATTGGACTTGCCAAGGCATCTCAGATAATTGCTGCTATTGAGTTTAGCAAAAGGTTTTTATTAACAGAAGGCATAAAAATCAGACATGCTGAAGATATTGTAAGACTGGTTGAAGAACTAAAAAACAAAAAACAGGAATATTTTTTAACTTTCACCTTGGATGGCGCCAATAATTTAATACAGAAAAGAACGGTATTCATAGGAACATTAAATCAGAGCCTGGTTCATCCGAGAGAAGTATTTGCCGATGCCATAACAGACAGAGCAGCAGGAATAATCTTTGTTCATAATCATCCATCAGGCAATGTTGACCCCAGCAAAGAGGATATTTCAATAACCAAAAAGTTAATAGAAGCAGGCAAAATAATAGGCATTAATGTGATTGACCATATCATTGTTGGCAAAAGTGAATTTTATAGTTTTAAGGAAAGGGGGTTAATGTAA
- a CDS encoding helix-turn-helix domain-containing protein has translation MTGNKKDMGQRLNIARKGLNLSQNAFGKMLGVTKQTIINYEKGRITLPKTFILSLKELFSVNPDWLERGEGEMFIQPDMIGEKPAHYIASPTLKKIVIMLEGMTPDEQKEILKYLKERKLIKDLLKERADKKDLQK, from the coding sequence ATGACAGGAAACAAAAAAGATATGGGACAGCGATTAAATATAGCAAGGAAGGGGCTGAATTTAAGCCAAAATGCATTTGGTAAAATGCTCGGGGTTACCAAGCAAACAATTATCAATTACGAAAAAGGTAGAATTACTTTACCTAAAACTTTTATTCTTTCTCTTAAGGAATTATTTAGTGTAAACCCTGATTGGCTGGAAAGAGGCGAGGGTGAAATGTTTATACAGCCCGATATGATAGGAGAAAAACCGGCTCATTATATTGCATCACCCACACTAAAAAAAATTGTCATAATGCTTGAAGGCATGACCCCTGACGAACAAAAGGAAATCTTAAAATATCTCAAAGAAAGGAAGCTTATAAAAGACCTCTTGAAAGAGCGTGCGGATAAAAAAGATTTACAAAAGTAA